DNA sequence from the Cucumis melo cultivar AY chromosome 6, USDA_Cmelo_AY_1.0, whole genome shotgun sequence genome:
GTTGGGTTGGGGGAGAGTGGCCATAATAAATGACAACGAAGTTTTAAAAGCAATTATCCAAAAATAtgaaacaaaatttgaattcaaactTGACAAAACCAAGACAACATGTAGTAGAGAATCtaaataaagtaataaatatcctattgtttttggttttcgAAAACGACCATTCATCCATATCCAATCCTCAGTCAACATTTGGTGTAAAGTATAAcagaaatattaaaataaatcataataacaatttattaaataaatcaataaggAGTAATTTATAGATCCAGACCAACCTGAAGGCAGCTGATGCAACTGAGGTTCCATTTAGAAGCATCATCAGTTGAATAGAAGCTGTGTATATTCAAGGTTGGATTGCTCTTTGATTTCAGCTATACAAACAAATGAAACCATTAACAACATACCTTTGTAGATGGAGAGCCCTAGTTTTATCTTCACTTGCCAAATCCAAGATCCCACTCCAAGAGAGAAATGTCTCATCAGCTTCTCCTGCCAGTTACCCTTCAAAACCCGACGAAGCTGGTCGTCGGGCGAGTAGAACTCCTGCTCACTTTCTGTACAGATTGCTTACACTACACAAAAACAAGGAATCCAACGAAAACAAAGTGGAGAGAACAAGAAAGTAAATGCAGAAGAGGCATCAATCCAACAAAACTAAACCAACATCATAATCACAAAAGAATCTATACACCAAAGTCATAACGAAGCATTAAACTTTATGCTTACACTTCAAAAGTTGTGAGGACTATATTCAGCGTCCATAATAATGCGCAAAGTGCAATGATATGAACTgaagttcattttttttatgtcaGAACAACATTCGTGTCTTCAAGTCATATCGTAACTGTACAGAGAGCCAATAACGAATGGCACTCCATAATAGTAAAAAGGAGCAGCAAAGAACGTATCCCATGTCAAGCTTCAGAAACAGGACATGTCTGTGAAACTAAAACAAAGTCGTTCTAAAGTAGTTTTTGATACATGAAGGAGCAAAAGAGCAGTATTAAACAGAAAATGTATTCTCTCTTTGTTTTTTCTATAAGCGCTCAAACAGTGtcataaattatataaaattataaaacatgAGAAAATCAAACTCAAAGCTAAGGATAAAAAGCTCTTCCATAACATTTTTGCCAGGTAACGTCTTACGTCCCCCCTTCAAACAAGGACATGGATTATCAAACAAGTCGTGCAAAATCTCAGGAAAGAGAAATAAATGGCAGAAAGCAGCAGCTATAAACACACAGTTCAGAGCATCTCATCTCATAACATGAAAAGAAATCCCAACATTTTATGTGCAAAAGCTAAATTCAAACATATAATTGTTACTGCTTACATATTCAAGGAGAGGAGTGAGAATCTTCTTTACATCATGAACATAAACAAAAGTGTTGACAGTTCTTAAGAAcgatttttaaataaaatgtcAACACATCACAGAGCTTCCCTCTTACTCTTTCTTCCAGAGGGGAGCGGGTGGAGATTTGTACAGATAGCAGTCTATACAACCTGCATTTAAAACAAGCCCTTCATGAAGGCAAATTGAGAGTCTTGAATTATGAGTCATAGGAATATAGAGAGTAGAGAGTGCACAAATGCACACAGCAATGTGACGCAAACCATATATAGAAGAgctaaaagagaaaagaaagagaacaaAAATCTCCATGTATCTGAATAAGTAATGGAACAAGATTGGATAGGAATGGTCAGTGGtatcaaaaaaaattgaaggccCAGACCACGGTAACGAATACTGTTGAGTAGAGTCTGTATAGAGTAGTCAGTTAGCCAAACTTTACAAAAAATACATTGAACAAGGATGCCAAATTGCTCACTTGAGGCTTCAATCTCCTGTATACATAATTTACAGCCCCCCATCCTGATTCCAGTACTGGGGATGTGCAAGTGAGAGAATTGGAAGCTTGAGACTATACTACAGAAGATCACGTGGCCCTTCGAGAGCTTATACAATCTCCCCGTGCTTGAATCCAGTATCTCCACAGTCTGCATTAGAGTCTAGATCACAAGGAGAGTCATACCATTTAGGGTTCTCTGGGTAGAATCCGTCAACATGTATGCCGACAAGACCTACATCTGCCACCATGCTCTCATCATGTCTCATGGGCTTAATTAGTTTTGTATCCTCACAGCCAAGAAGGCTTTTATCATTAAAGTCAGTGCATTTAAACCATCTTTCGGGTTTGCAAGGCTCCCTCGTCAGTTCTTTCTGATTTCTACAGTCTGCCCTCATATGGTCCTCCCAAGGAACAACATCTCGAAGGGAATGACCAAAACTGTCTACATCATCCTCAATCAATTCACTGTCTTTGGCATCCCCATATAAACGTTCATGATGATGATTGCTCCAATGAGCCAAATCATTATCCCCATCTAAAACATCATCTGAATGATGCTTATCTGCAAGCAGCTCAATTGGGTCCAATTTCTCCTCCCTTGTACTCCTAAGTCTACTTAAAACATCGAACAAATCACGAGACACTGAACCCAATAGCTCATGTGGAACCTTCGCAAGTTTCCCCTCTAACAGGTCAAGCTCATTTCTCACCTCATGCAACTGCTGCAAGATTGAAAGCTGCAAATCTCCTTCATCCTTCCCCATCAGTCGAAATTCTTCATTTTCCATTTCATCATTCACCCCATACACTGTCTCGTGATCCATTAACAGGCCACCTTTGTGTCCGATCACACGATGCATAATTCTCGCATTTCCATCCAGTGGCCCAGGTTCATGCCCTGAATGCACAGCATACAACTTAAATACAGCCACACCCTCATCCTGATACACAAATGTCTTATCCTTCTCGTTGTAATTTGTAATTGGTACAATAGCCCGGATACGAAATCCACACCCACATCTCTTTGACGCATATGGCTCCCTTTTCaaaatcttcgatttctttgtAGCAGGTTCCCCTGCCCTATGACAAGCATAATCCTTAACCTCCGCCATGAAAGGCTTATACCTAATATACTTCTGCCTGATACAAAGCACCACCTTATGTTTAGCAGCCAATTGCTGAAGCTTGTGGGGCACTTCCTTAGCAGGCACCTCAAGA
Encoded proteins:
- the LOC103483347 gene encoding uncharacterized protein LOC103483347, giving the protein MNPSKIEEDLFHHHRLHDDLDPLTTQIIESQPSIPNSHHAEPPFSLPEIVLFRSPSPSSPSHSSSDDSPTHSTRLSQLVQNPTSTSQNLHEPPLYISPEPHISAQFYTFNPESHSLMIRCILENRLATPSEIRAATSRSVLKSWRTVWKDRNEDTAYLTAWKRIQDKLTATVDENGNEFLCFKNNTQQFVSHISQWQDIVTSFHGDTDLKHLGLKETIERIKQVWTVGAKFYGIPESYIRVCVAACPVCNSASSASGSRSKRRRFEYTDTLEVPAKEVPHKLQQLAAKHKVVLCIRQKYIRYKPFMAEVKDYACHRAGEPATKKSKILKREPYASKRCGCGFRIRAIVPITNYNEKDKTFVYQDEGVAVFKLYAVHSGHEPGPLDGNARIMHRVIGHKGGLLMDHETVYGVNDEMENEEFRLMGKDEGDLQLSILQQLHEVRNELDLLEGKLAKVPHELLGSVSRDLFDVLSRLRSTREEKLDPIELLADKHHSDDVLDGDNDLAHWSNHHHERLYGDAKDSELIEDDVDSFGHSLRDVVPWEDHMRADCRNQKELTREPCKPERWFKCTDFNDKSLLGCEDTKLIKPMRHDESMVADVGLVGIHVDGFYPENPKWYDSPCDLDSNADCGDTGFKHGEIV